A stretch of the Ananas comosus cultivar F153 linkage group 14, ASM154086v1, whole genome shotgun sequence genome encodes the following:
- the LOC109720255 gene encoding probable cellulose synthase A catalytic subunit 8 [UDP-forming] isoform X1, which produces MDDPIGTEVQDQVCLVCQSWLGLYQGEKLLVACEGCGFPVCGACYVVILKAGSQQCPKCNSLYRRQTGSYPTVDNERQSTADISTSYLSYILDSDNSGSSSTNGGLRSSVNCEVQDITNNSASPTKTSVSIDVPQRRTVQKPQRVYTELPSQFIKAVAFSHHKFCIWSWKKARSTRPPKLSVFVNVKSHIYSEKIQQQKSTEQKMSSPGRDQETLLEEDDSCYISERELNEIKKHEEFRQPLSRKVPVPSSKISPYRVAVIFRLVALAFFFRYRLLYPVSDAHGLWLTSVICEAWFSFSWLLEQLPKWKPIKRETYTQRLSFRYNLPGEPSEVASIDVFIGTVDPMKEPPLVTSNTVLSILAIDYPVEKVTCYVSDDGGSMLTLETLRETCQFARTWVPFCKKFNIEPRAPEYYFSQKVDYLKHNIFPSFVTERRTMKRQYEEFKVQINGLVEKFQNTPRDCWIMTDGNPWPGTDSQNHPGILQILLGHNVPNDAEEELPQLVYISREKRSGFHDNKMAGAMNSLLRVSALLTNGAYILNLNCNHYVNNSKAFLEAMCFMMDPNIKEKACFVQFPQRFNGGDASDSSNHSTVFYDVNLKGLDGIQGPFFVGTGCFFNRKALYGYDPPMEPKSSILNWYKPVKDKLIDSNDHCASTVDLEANTTDNTEPTTPDIKCTSLFQGLKQYFGQSPTLIASIIVKNATLSMSAAPEDLLKEAITVMSCDYEENTAWGRKIGWIYGSLTSDILTSLKMHVRGWRSIYCTPHRPAFIGTARVNLSDRLTQLLQWALGSMEILFSRHCPIWYAYGSRLKWLERIAYINATIYPLTSIPLVIYCTVPAICLITGKFIIPPISDIRSIWLAVLLISVFTTGLLELRWSGVGTEEWWRSQQFWVIGGVSSHLFAIIYAPVKILLGRKANLTVLTGKFTVDDLKELYALRWTSLLVVPTTIIIINLWAMISGISSAINNEHGSWSLMFIKLFFSFTVIFHLYPFLKGLLVHQQKVPTIVVIWSLLLATIFSMLWVRVNPFVTRFTGPNVEDCGIYC; this is translated from the exons ATGGACGATCCG ATTGGAACGGAAGTACAGGACCAAGTGTGCCTAGTTTGTCAAAGTTGGCTAGGGCTTTATCAAGGTGAGAAGCTACTTGTTGCTTGTGAGGGGTGTGGATTCCCAGTTTGCGGAGCCTGTTATGTGGTAATATTGAAAGCAGGGAGCCAACAATGCCCAAAATGCAATAGCCTTTACAGGAGGCAAACAG GTTCTTATCCAACTGTTGATAATGAAAGACAATCTACTGCTGATATCTCTACTTCATACTTGAGTTACATCCTTGATTCAGACAATTCAGGAAGCTCGTCAACTAATGGAGGTTTACGCAGTTCTGTAAACTGTGAAGTGCAAGATATAACTAACAACTCAGCGTCTCCAACAAAAACAAGTGTTTCAATTGATGTTCCTCAAAGGAGAACTGTACAAAAGCCTCAAAGG GTATATACGGAGCTACCTTCACAATTCATCAAGGCCGTTGCTTTCTCACATCataaattttgcatttggagTTGGAAGAAAG CTAGGTCAACACGACCGCCAAAACTGTCAGTCTTTGTGAATGTTAAATCTCATATTTATTCAGAAAAGATTCAGCAGCAAAAGAGCACTGAACAGAAGATGTCATCGCCAGGAAGAGACCAAGAGACTCTACTTGAAGAAGATGATTCCTGTTATATTTCAGAAAGGGAACTCAACGAAATAAAGAA GCACGAGGAATTTCGTCAGCCTCTTTCACGAAAGGTGCCGGTCCCCTCCTCAAAGATCAGTCCATACAGGGTTGCTGTGATATTCAGGCTTGTAGCTTTAGCATTCTTtttccgataccgactgctttACCCAGTCAGTGATGCACATGGGCTCTGGTTAACTTCAGTCATCTGCGAAGCCTGGTTTTCTTTCTCCTGGCTTCTGGAACAGCTTCCTAAATGGAAACCGATTAAAAGAGAAACTTATACCCAACGCTTATCTTTTAG GTATAATCTTCCTGGAGAACCAAGTGAAGTTGCTTCCATTGATGTTTTTATTGGTACTGTGGATCCGATGAAAGAGCCTCCTCTTGTCACATCAAATACCGTGCTCTCGATTCTTGCCATTGATTATCCGGTGGAAAAGGTCACATGTTATGTTTCAGATGATGGAGGTTCAATGTTGACCCTTGAAACTCTAAGGGAAACATGCCAGTTTGCTAGGACTTGGGTGCCCTTCTGTAAGAAGTTTAATATTGAACCCAGAGCTCCTGAATATTACTTCTCGCAGAAAGTGGACTATCTAAAACACAATATATTTCCATCATTTGTTACGGAAAGAAGGACAATGAAG CGGCAATATGAGGAATTCAAAGTCCAAATCAACGGCCTGGTCGAGAAGTTCCAAAATACTCCACGTGACTGTTGGATCATGACTGATGGCAATCCATGGCCCGGCACTGACTCTCAAAACCATCCCGGAATTTTACag ATTCTATTGGGCCACAATGTGCCAAATGATGCCGAAGAAGAACTTCCACAGCTTGTCTATATATCCCGTGAAAAGCGCTCTGGTTTCCATGATAACAAGATGGCAGGAGCCATGAATTCTCTG CTTCGAGTTTCGGCACTTCTCACTAATGGGGCTTATATACTGAATCTCAATTGCAATCACTATGTGAACAACAGCAAAGCTTTTTTGGAAGCCATGTGCTTTATGATGGATCCTAATATTAAAGAGAAGGCATGCTTTGTTCAGTTTCCTCAGAGATTTAATGGTGGCGATGCAAGTGATAGTTCTAATCACAGTACTGTCTTCTACGAT gTAAATCTGAAGGGCCTTGATGGTATACAGGGACCATTTTTTGTTGGCACGGGATGCTTCTTTAATAGAAAGGCTTTGTATGGTTATGACCCTCCTATGGAACCAAAATCGAGCATCTTAAACTGGTACAAACCAGTAAAGGATAAATTGATTGACAGCAATGATCATTGTGCCTCTACTGTTGATCTCGAGGCAAACACTACGGACAATACGGAACCAACCACTCCTGATATTAAGTGCACGTCTCTTTTCCAAGGCTTAAAGCAATATTTTGGCCAATCGCCAACTCTTATAGCTTCAATTATTGTCAAGAACGCTACACTTTCAATGTCTGCAGCACCAGAAGATCTACTAAAAGAAGCAATTACTGTTATGAGCTGTGATTATGAAGAGAATACGGCATGGGGAAGAAAG ATTGGTTGGATATATGGCTCTCTGACTTCAGACATACTAACAAGTCTCAAAATGCATGTTCGAGGATGGAGGTCAATTTATTGCACGCCTCACCGTCCCGCTTTTATTGGAACTGCACGGGTCAACCTTTCTGACCGCTTGACTCAATTACTCCAATGGGCTCTTGGCTCCATGGAGATTCTTTTCAGTCGGCATTGCCCGATTTGGTATGCATACGGCAGCAGGCTCAAGTGGTTAGAAAGAATTGCGTACATCAACGCTACCATTTATCCACTCACTTCCATTCCACTTGTTATATACTGTACCGTACCAGCTATCTGCCTTATTACTGGAAAGTTCATCATTCCACCT ATTAGCGATATCAGAAGCATCTGGCTCGCAGTACTCTTAATTTCAGTTTTCACGACCGGGCTTCTAGAATTGAGGTGGAGTGGGGTTGGAACAGAGGAATGGTGGAGAAGCCAGCAATTTTGGGTGATAGGAGGGGTTTCCTCCCATTTATTTGCAATTATTTATGCAccagttaaaattttattaggtaGAAAAGCAAATCTAACTGTGTTAACTGGGAAATTCACTGTGGATGATCTCAAGGAGCTCTATGCCTTACGATGGACTTCTCTTTTGGTTGTCCCAACAACGATAATTATCATCAATCTATGGGCTATGATTTCTGGGATTTCATCTGCGATAAATAACGAACATGGATCTTGGAGTCTAATGTTCATAAAGCTGTTCTTCTCATTCACGGTGATCTTCCATCTATATCCGTTCTTGAAAGGCTTGTTGGTCCACCAGCAAAAAGTTCCCACCATTGTTGTAATTTGGTCACTTCTTCTTGCTACCATATTTTCTATGTTGTGGGTTCGGGTCAATCCTTTTGTCACAAGGTTTACTGGACCAAATGTTGAGGATTGTGGTATCTATTGTTAA
- the LOC109720255 gene encoding probable cellulose synthase A catalytic subunit 8 [UDP-forming] isoform X2 has product MDDPIGTEVQDQVCLVCQSWLGLYQGEKLLVACEGCGFPVCGACYVVILKAGSQQCPKCNSLYRRQTGSYPTVDNERQSTADISTSYLSYILDSDNSGSSSTNGGLRSSVNCEVQDITNNSASPTKTSVSIDVPQRRTVQKPQRVYTELPSQFIKAVAFSHHKFCIWSWKKEKIQQQKSTEQKMSSPGRDQETLLEEDDSCYISERELNEIKKHEEFRQPLSRKVPVPSSKISPYRVAVIFRLVALAFFFRYRLLYPVSDAHGLWLTSVICEAWFSFSWLLEQLPKWKPIKRETYTQRLSFRYNLPGEPSEVASIDVFIGTVDPMKEPPLVTSNTVLSILAIDYPVEKVTCYVSDDGGSMLTLETLRETCQFARTWVPFCKKFNIEPRAPEYYFSQKVDYLKHNIFPSFVTERRTMKRQYEEFKVQINGLVEKFQNTPRDCWIMTDGNPWPGTDSQNHPGILQILLGHNVPNDAEEELPQLVYISREKRSGFHDNKMAGAMNSLLRVSALLTNGAYILNLNCNHYVNNSKAFLEAMCFMMDPNIKEKACFVQFPQRFNGGDASDSSNHSTVFYDVNLKGLDGIQGPFFVGTGCFFNRKALYGYDPPMEPKSSILNWYKPVKDKLIDSNDHCASTVDLEANTTDNTEPTTPDIKCTSLFQGLKQYFGQSPTLIASIIVKNATLSMSAAPEDLLKEAITVMSCDYEENTAWGRKIGWIYGSLTSDILTSLKMHVRGWRSIYCTPHRPAFIGTARVNLSDRLTQLLQWALGSMEILFSRHCPIWYAYGSRLKWLERIAYINATIYPLTSIPLVIYCTVPAICLITGKFIIPPISDIRSIWLAVLLISVFTTGLLELRWSGVGTEEWWRSQQFWVIGGVSSHLFAIIYAPVKILLGRKANLTVLTGKFTVDDLKELYALRWTSLLVVPTTIIIINLWAMISGISSAINNEHGSWSLMFIKLFFSFTVIFHLYPFLKGLLVHQQKVPTIVVIWSLLLATIFSMLWVRVNPFVTRFTGPNVEDCGIYC; this is encoded by the exons ATGGACGATCCG ATTGGAACGGAAGTACAGGACCAAGTGTGCCTAGTTTGTCAAAGTTGGCTAGGGCTTTATCAAGGTGAGAAGCTACTTGTTGCTTGTGAGGGGTGTGGATTCCCAGTTTGCGGAGCCTGTTATGTGGTAATATTGAAAGCAGGGAGCCAACAATGCCCAAAATGCAATAGCCTTTACAGGAGGCAAACAG GTTCTTATCCAACTGTTGATAATGAAAGACAATCTACTGCTGATATCTCTACTTCATACTTGAGTTACATCCTTGATTCAGACAATTCAGGAAGCTCGTCAACTAATGGAGGTTTACGCAGTTCTGTAAACTGTGAAGTGCAAGATATAACTAACAACTCAGCGTCTCCAACAAAAACAAGTGTTTCAATTGATGTTCCTCAAAGGAGAACTGTACAAAAGCCTCAAAGG GTATATACGGAGCTACCTTCACAATTCATCAAGGCCGTTGCTTTCTCACATCataaattttgcatttggagTTGGAAGAAAG AAAAGATTCAGCAGCAAAAGAGCACTGAACAGAAGATGTCATCGCCAGGAAGAGACCAAGAGACTCTACTTGAAGAAGATGATTCCTGTTATATTTCAGAAAGGGAACTCAACGAAATAAAGAA GCACGAGGAATTTCGTCAGCCTCTTTCACGAAAGGTGCCGGTCCCCTCCTCAAAGATCAGTCCATACAGGGTTGCTGTGATATTCAGGCTTGTAGCTTTAGCATTCTTtttccgataccgactgctttACCCAGTCAGTGATGCACATGGGCTCTGGTTAACTTCAGTCATCTGCGAAGCCTGGTTTTCTTTCTCCTGGCTTCTGGAACAGCTTCCTAAATGGAAACCGATTAAAAGAGAAACTTATACCCAACGCTTATCTTTTAG GTATAATCTTCCTGGAGAACCAAGTGAAGTTGCTTCCATTGATGTTTTTATTGGTACTGTGGATCCGATGAAAGAGCCTCCTCTTGTCACATCAAATACCGTGCTCTCGATTCTTGCCATTGATTATCCGGTGGAAAAGGTCACATGTTATGTTTCAGATGATGGAGGTTCAATGTTGACCCTTGAAACTCTAAGGGAAACATGCCAGTTTGCTAGGACTTGGGTGCCCTTCTGTAAGAAGTTTAATATTGAACCCAGAGCTCCTGAATATTACTTCTCGCAGAAAGTGGACTATCTAAAACACAATATATTTCCATCATTTGTTACGGAAAGAAGGACAATGAAG CGGCAATATGAGGAATTCAAAGTCCAAATCAACGGCCTGGTCGAGAAGTTCCAAAATACTCCACGTGACTGTTGGATCATGACTGATGGCAATCCATGGCCCGGCACTGACTCTCAAAACCATCCCGGAATTTTACag ATTCTATTGGGCCACAATGTGCCAAATGATGCCGAAGAAGAACTTCCACAGCTTGTCTATATATCCCGTGAAAAGCGCTCTGGTTTCCATGATAACAAGATGGCAGGAGCCATGAATTCTCTG CTTCGAGTTTCGGCACTTCTCACTAATGGGGCTTATATACTGAATCTCAATTGCAATCACTATGTGAACAACAGCAAAGCTTTTTTGGAAGCCATGTGCTTTATGATGGATCCTAATATTAAAGAGAAGGCATGCTTTGTTCAGTTTCCTCAGAGATTTAATGGTGGCGATGCAAGTGATAGTTCTAATCACAGTACTGTCTTCTACGAT gTAAATCTGAAGGGCCTTGATGGTATACAGGGACCATTTTTTGTTGGCACGGGATGCTTCTTTAATAGAAAGGCTTTGTATGGTTATGACCCTCCTATGGAACCAAAATCGAGCATCTTAAACTGGTACAAACCAGTAAAGGATAAATTGATTGACAGCAATGATCATTGTGCCTCTACTGTTGATCTCGAGGCAAACACTACGGACAATACGGAACCAACCACTCCTGATATTAAGTGCACGTCTCTTTTCCAAGGCTTAAAGCAATATTTTGGCCAATCGCCAACTCTTATAGCTTCAATTATTGTCAAGAACGCTACACTTTCAATGTCTGCAGCACCAGAAGATCTACTAAAAGAAGCAATTACTGTTATGAGCTGTGATTATGAAGAGAATACGGCATGGGGAAGAAAG ATTGGTTGGATATATGGCTCTCTGACTTCAGACATACTAACAAGTCTCAAAATGCATGTTCGAGGATGGAGGTCAATTTATTGCACGCCTCACCGTCCCGCTTTTATTGGAACTGCACGGGTCAACCTTTCTGACCGCTTGACTCAATTACTCCAATGGGCTCTTGGCTCCATGGAGATTCTTTTCAGTCGGCATTGCCCGATTTGGTATGCATACGGCAGCAGGCTCAAGTGGTTAGAAAGAATTGCGTACATCAACGCTACCATTTATCCACTCACTTCCATTCCACTTGTTATATACTGTACCGTACCAGCTATCTGCCTTATTACTGGAAAGTTCATCATTCCACCT ATTAGCGATATCAGAAGCATCTGGCTCGCAGTACTCTTAATTTCAGTTTTCACGACCGGGCTTCTAGAATTGAGGTGGAGTGGGGTTGGAACAGAGGAATGGTGGAGAAGCCAGCAATTTTGGGTGATAGGAGGGGTTTCCTCCCATTTATTTGCAATTATTTATGCAccagttaaaattttattaggtaGAAAAGCAAATCTAACTGTGTTAACTGGGAAATTCACTGTGGATGATCTCAAGGAGCTCTATGCCTTACGATGGACTTCTCTTTTGGTTGTCCCAACAACGATAATTATCATCAATCTATGGGCTATGATTTCTGGGATTTCATCTGCGATAAATAACGAACATGGATCTTGGAGTCTAATGTTCATAAAGCTGTTCTTCTCATTCACGGTGATCTTCCATCTATATCCGTTCTTGAAAGGCTTGTTGGTCCACCAGCAAAAAGTTCCCACCATTGTTGTAATTTGGTCACTTCTTCTTGCTACCATATTTTCTATGTTGTGGGTTCGGGTCAATCCTTTTGTCACAAGGTTTACTGGACCAAATGTTGAGGATTGTGGTATCTATTGTTAA
- the LOC109720256 gene encoding myb-related protein 330-like, which translates to MGRHSCCYKQKLRKGLWSPEEDEKLINHIAKYGHGCWSSVPKQAGLQRCGKSCRLRWINYLRPDLKRGTFSEQEENLIIELHAVLGNRWSQIAAQLPGRTDNEIKNLWNSCLKKKLRQRGIDPETHKPLADDARGSDDKDKAPNNGETASGSSELVSPINTRNSATSNKEFPSYCFSLPQLRYEPEFDSTPRAEASVNPLLWFNPDSRNFDMNSKFSCVGLISASKNQKPLINLPADNSLLVSAVSADISSSYSCSSGNSIEQQSSSAFFDSGFFAWSDNVAADKAASMELDEELKWSEYLNGSFVNENQTQSLYDEIRAIEAQFTIDGLGSAYQKNQQPQQHLQTSDIFSFGGKKRDGFILNVNQASYPPIEERKKEGKES; encoded by the exons atggggAGGCATTCATGCTGCTACAAGCAGAAGCTGAGGAAAGGCTTGTGGTCTCCTGAGGAGGATGAGAAGCTCATCAACCATATTGCCAAATATGGCCATGGATGTTGGAGCTCTGTCCCTAAACAAGCag GACTTCAGAGGTGTGGCAAGAGTTGCAGATTGAGGTGGATAAACTACCTGAGACCTGATTTGAAGAGAGGCACATTCTCAGAGCAAGAAGAGAACCTCATAATTGAACTCCATGCTGTTCTCGGTAACAG GTGGTCTCAAATTGCAGCACAATTGCCAGGAAGGACGGACAACGAGATAAAGAACCTGTGGAACTCCTGCCTCAAGAAGAAGCTGAGACAGAGAGGCATAGACCCCGAAACACACAAGCCATTAGCCGACGATGCCCGAGGCAGTGACGACAAAGACAAAGCACCCAACAATGGCGAGACGGCTTCCGGATCCAGCGAGCTTGTGAGTCCCATCAACACTCGAAATTCAGCAACATCTAACAAAGAATTCCCTTCCTACTGCTTCTCTCTTCCACAGCTAAGGTATGAGCCTGAGTTTGATAGCACTCCAAGAGCTGAAGCCAGCGTGAATCCTCTCCTTTGGTTTAATCCTGACAGCAGAAACTTTGATATGAATTCCAAGTTCAGCTGTGTCGGATTAATATCTGCTTCTAAGAATCAAAAACCTTTGATCAATCTCCCAGCCGATAATTCTCTTCTTGTCTCAGCTGTCTCTGCTGACATTAGCAGCAGTTACAGTTGCAGCAGTGGAAACAGCATTGAGCAACAAAGCAGTAGCGCCTTCTTTGACAGTGGCTTCTTTGCATGGTCTGACAATGTAGCAGCAGATAAAGCAGCTAGTATGGAGCTCGACGAGGAGCTCAAGTGGTCCGAGTATCTTAACGGCTCCTTCGTGAATGAGAACCAAACGCAATCTCTTTATGATGAGATCAGAGCCATAGAAGCCCAGTTTACGATCGACGGTTTGGGTTCTGCATACCAGAAGAATCAGCAGCCACAGCAGCACTTGCAAACTTCGGATATATTCA GCTTTGGAGGCAAGAAAAGAGATGGCTTTATTCTTAATGTCAACCAAGCATCTTATCCTCCTattgaagaaagaaagaaagaaggaaaggaaagctGA
- the LOC109720255 gene encoding probable cellulose synthase A catalytic subunit 8 [UDP-forming] isoform X3 codes for MDDPIGTEVQDQVCLVCQSWLGLYQGEKLLVACEGCGFPVCGACYVVILKAGSQQCPKCNSLYRRQTGSYPTVDNERQSTADISTSYLSYILDSDNSGSSSTNGGLRSSVNCEVQDITNNSASPTKTSVSIDVPQRRTVQKPQRVYTELPSQFIKAVAFSHHKFCIWSWKKARSTRPPKLSVFVNVKSHIYSEKIQQQKSTEQKMSSPGRDQETLLEEDDSCYISERELNEIKKHEEFRQPLSRKVPVPSSKISPYRVAVIFRLVALAFFFRYRLLYPVSDAHGLWLTSVICEAWFSFSWLLEQLPKWKPIKRETYTQRLSFRYNLPGEPSEVASIDVFIGTVDPMKEPPLVTSNTVLSILAIDYPVEKVTCYVSDDGGSMLTLETLRETCQFARTWVPFCKKFNIEPRAPEYYFSQKVDYLKHNIFPSFVTERRTMKRQYEEFKVQINGLVEKFQNTPRDCWIMTDGNPWPGTDSQNHPGILQILLGHNVPNDAEEELPQLVYISREKRSGFHDNKMAGAMNSLLRVSALLTNGAYILNLNCNHYVNNSKAFLEAMCFMMDPNIKEKACFVQFPQRFNGGDASDSSNHSTVFYDVNLKGLDGIQGPFFVGTGCFFNRKALYGYDPPMEPKSSILNWYKPVKDKLIDSNDHCASTVDLEANTTDNTEPTTPDIKCTSLFQGLKQYFGQSPTLIASIIVKNATLSMSAAPEDLLKEAITVMSCDYEENTAWGRKIGWIYGSLTSDILTSLKMHVRGWRSIYCTPHRPAFIGTARVNLSDRLTQLLQWALGSMEILFSRHCPI; via the exons ATGGACGATCCG ATTGGAACGGAAGTACAGGACCAAGTGTGCCTAGTTTGTCAAAGTTGGCTAGGGCTTTATCAAGGTGAGAAGCTACTTGTTGCTTGTGAGGGGTGTGGATTCCCAGTTTGCGGAGCCTGTTATGTGGTAATATTGAAAGCAGGGAGCCAACAATGCCCAAAATGCAATAGCCTTTACAGGAGGCAAACAG GTTCTTATCCAACTGTTGATAATGAAAGACAATCTACTGCTGATATCTCTACTTCATACTTGAGTTACATCCTTGATTCAGACAATTCAGGAAGCTCGTCAACTAATGGAGGTTTACGCAGTTCTGTAAACTGTGAAGTGCAAGATATAACTAACAACTCAGCGTCTCCAACAAAAACAAGTGTTTCAATTGATGTTCCTCAAAGGAGAACTGTACAAAAGCCTCAAAGG GTATATACGGAGCTACCTTCACAATTCATCAAGGCCGTTGCTTTCTCACATCataaattttgcatttggagTTGGAAGAAAG CTAGGTCAACACGACCGCCAAAACTGTCAGTCTTTGTGAATGTTAAATCTCATATTTATTCAGAAAAGATTCAGCAGCAAAAGAGCACTGAACAGAAGATGTCATCGCCAGGAAGAGACCAAGAGACTCTACTTGAAGAAGATGATTCCTGTTATATTTCAGAAAGGGAACTCAACGAAATAAAGAA GCACGAGGAATTTCGTCAGCCTCTTTCACGAAAGGTGCCGGTCCCCTCCTCAAAGATCAGTCCATACAGGGTTGCTGTGATATTCAGGCTTGTAGCTTTAGCATTCTTtttccgataccgactgctttACCCAGTCAGTGATGCACATGGGCTCTGGTTAACTTCAGTCATCTGCGAAGCCTGGTTTTCTTTCTCCTGGCTTCTGGAACAGCTTCCTAAATGGAAACCGATTAAAAGAGAAACTTATACCCAACGCTTATCTTTTAG GTATAATCTTCCTGGAGAACCAAGTGAAGTTGCTTCCATTGATGTTTTTATTGGTACTGTGGATCCGATGAAAGAGCCTCCTCTTGTCACATCAAATACCGTGCTCTCGATTCTTGCCATTGATTATCCGGTGGAAAAGGTCACATGTTATGTTTCAGATGATGGAGGTTCAATGTTGACCCTTGAAACTCTAAGGGAAACATGCCAGTTTGCTAGGACTTGGGTGCCCTTCTGTAAGAAGTTTAATATTGAACCCAGAGCTCCTGAATATTACTTCTCGCAGAAAGTGGACTATCTAAAACACAATATATTTCCATCATTTGTTACGGAAAGAAGGACAATGAAG CGGCAATATGAGGAATTCAAAGTCCAAATCAACGGCCTGGTCGAGAAGTTCCAAAATACTCCACGTGACTGTTGGATCATGACTGATGGCAATCCATGGCCCGGCACTGACTCTCAAAACCATCCCGGAATTTTACag ATTCTATTGGGCCACAATGTGCCAAATGATGCCGAAGAAGAACTTCCACAGCTTGTCTATATATCCCGTGAAAAGCGCTCTGGTTTCCATGATAACAAGATGGCAGGAGCCATGAATTCTCTG CTTCGAGTTTCGGCACTTCTCACTAATGGGGCTTATATACTGAATCTCAATTGCAATCACTATGTGAACAACAGCAAAGCTTTTTTGGAAGCCATGTGCTTTATGATGGATCCTAATATTAAAGAGAAGGCATGCTTTGTTCAGTTTCCTCAGAGATTTAATGGTGGCGATGCAAGTGATAGTTCTAATCACAGTACTGTCTTCTACGAT gTAAATCTGAAGGGCCTTGATGGTATACAGGGACCATTTTTTGTTGGCACGGGATGCTTCTTTAATAGAAAGGCTTTGTATGGTTATGACCCTCCTATGGAACCAAAATCGAGCATCTTAAACTGGTACAAACCAGTAAAGGATAAATTGATTGACAGCAATGATCATTGTGCCTCTACTGTTGATCTCGAGGCAAACACTACGGACAATACGGAACCAACCACTCCTGATATTAAGTGCACGTCTCTTTTCCAAGGCTTAAAGCAATATTTTGGCCAATCGCCAACTCTTATAGCTTCAATTATTGTCAAGAACGCTACACTTTCAATGTCTGCAGCACCAGAAGATCTACTAAAAGAAGCAATTACTGTTATGAGCTGTGATTATGAAGAGAATACGGCATGGGGAAGAAAG ATTGGTTGGATATATGGCTCTCTGACTTCAGACATACTAACAAGTCTCAAAATGCATGTTCGAGGATGGAGGTCAATTTATTGCACGCCTCACCGTCCCGCTTTTATTGGAACTGCACGGGTCAACCTTTCTGACCGCTTGACTCAATTACTCCAATGGGCTCTTGGCTCCATGGAGATTCTTTTCAGTCGGCATTGCCCGATTTG A